A single Musa acuminata AAA Group cultivar baxijiao chromosome BXJ2-1, Cavendish_Baxijiao_AAA, whole genome shotgun sequence DNA region contains:
- the LOC135598113 gene encoding GDSL esterase/lipase At1g58430-like → MHTFTRRVAVMEKRIVFDATFILSVIVSLARPLAAAGGLNITAVFAFGDSTLDTGNNNHLHTLFRADHVPYGRDLPNHRPSGRFSDGRLITDFLVSDLGLKKLLPPYSASNRLYLSEMATGVSFASGGSGLDDLTARLAQVMTMEQELRDFKEYSKRLRQAMGNQKADEIIRNALFVIGIGSNDWIMNYYLFPIRRHKYSKAAYSRILIGKLRSFVEEVYSEGGRRFAISGLAPLGCLPIQITQAAMVPIYHTPQRRCVPGQNQDAVAYNSLLRASISNMSSSLLQARFLYVDAYNSLMHMIKNPKEYGFEVTTLGCCGRGTVEMGPLCNKLTTVCSSPSTFMFWDSVHPSETTYRHLAERLRRDVLSSL, encoded by the exons atgcaCACATTCACTAGGAGGGTAGCCGTCATGGAGAAGAGAATTGTGTTCGACGCCACCTTCATCCTCTCCGTCATCGTCTCCCTCGCGCGCCCTCTCGCCGCCGCGGGTGGCCTAAACATCACGGCGGTCTTCGCGTTCGGCGATTCCACCCTGGACACCGGCAACAACAACCATCTTCACACCCTATTCCGCGCTGACCACGTCCCCTACGGCCGCGATCTCCCGAACCACCGCCCCTCGGGGAGGTTCTCCGACGGTAGGCTGATCACCGACTTCCTCGTCTCCGACCTGGGCCTCAAGAAGCTTCTTCCCCCCTACTCCGCCTCCAACCGCCTCTACCTCTCCGAGATGGCCACCGGCGTCAGCTTCGCCTCCGGGGGCTCCGGCCTCGACGACCTCACCGCCCGGCTGGCGCAGGTAATGACCATGGAGCAGGAGCTGCGCGACTTCAAGGAGTACTCGAAGAGGCTGAGACAGGCGATGGGAAATCAGAAGGCAGACGAGATCATTCGCAACGCGTTGTTCGTCATCGGGATTGGCTCCAACGACTGGATAATGAACTACTACTTGTTCCCCATCAGACGCCACAAGTATTCCAAGGCGGCTTACAGTCGTATCCTCATCGGCAAGCTTCGTTCCTTCGTCGAG GAGGTGTACAGCGAAGGTGGGCGAAGGTTCGCGATCTCCGGCCTTGCACCACTCGGATGCCTCCCCATACAGATCACTCAAGCGGCGATGGTGCCGATCTACCACACGCCACAGCGGAGATGCGTGCCCGGCCAAAACCAAGACGCCGTCGCCTACAACTCCCTCCTCCGGGCCTCCATCAGCAACATGAGCTCTTCCCTCCTCCAAGCTCGATTCCTATACGTCGACGCGTACAATTCACTGATGCACATGATCAAGAACCCCAAAGAATACG GGTTTGAGGTGACCACGTTGGGGTGCTGCGGAAGAGGCACAGTGGAGATGGGTCCGCTGTGCAATAAATTGACGACTGTGTGCTCCTCACCGTCCACCTTTATGTTTTGGGACTCCGTTCATCCATCGGAGACAACATACAGGCATCTCGCAGAGAGACTTAGGAGGGATGTGCTATCAAGTCTCTGA
- the LOC135598967 gene encoding protein FAR1-RELATED SEQUENCE 4-like isoform X2 produces the protein MVLISEITEEAPKAEGDGPPDPKVEQSDDAEPTLAAAETTAQDTNPIELEQTQPQPPTPTQEPLPMSEQQEQSPLPHDTPAEPSESNPPSPPPPSSSSAPPDDSQLAAPAPPLSAPVKVPYNEYALRVAYIMRSYLHMRPGSATAHAPAASAADGEDRCRATMEVTRRENGRWGVSKIELEHTHPLDPPPDPAGTLAAGGLVPVVGMEFDSISAAKQYYSAYSEKMGFQSKMGSGKRSRGTRLLIMQRFSCSKGHFPTYNNAAENSAKKRKRGTYKKRTEKEAEEAKKDGNAVEVIQLESSTDKEGMAVDEHRGEVQSGRPETSDAGKTPSSSVNEKGKGKDAGKVPLVSNPGQSRLLRELGIRVSRYTHEERRNIIHKYMQKRSGRQAVDRSIKIPSRQALAERRQRGVGGKFLSREETQTMNRQEETIEEEPELPAEVVANAGGVPIVGMVFENEDKAYDYYIKYAGSIGFSVRKGWWDKSARNVTRSRVYVCSREGFRPKNEARRPRAETRTGCPARMAIKLTSSGKYRITEFVPDHNHQLAAPLDMQMLSSKKLLTKVQPVGRQNASIIPAGYKNYLRAKRSRDVQLGDTGALLEYFQRMKGDNPSFYYAIQVDEYDQMTNVFWADAKSMIDYHYFGDVVCFDTSYKVNDYGRPFALFIGVNHHKQTVIFAAAFLYDETVESYKWLFESFKTAMCGKQPKTIFTDRCSAISDAIAAAWPGTVQRLCIEQIYQNATKQLANVFESLETFAHDFSQCIYDFEDEDEFLLAWNLMLEKYNLKDNEWLTKLYEERENWSSAYGRQTFSADIKSTLRVESLSSLLKEHLNLEKDLRHFLDIYEMLLEERRYAELQADYNANQGTPRIPPLRLLWQASSAYTPAVFEIFRREFELFLDCMVYSGGEVGSLSEYQVTVKEKSKVHYVRFDSSDGSVICSCSKFEFVGIQCCHVLKVLDFRNIKELPPQFILKRWRKDAKAGSLSESHGVTLDSDPKSSVSKRYGSLCRVLFKLAARAAENEEAFRLMVNHSDQLLEQVEQILQSKLLEKPSVSGTSKGQPHNLIDSVNPGQDNGNETQKPSGKKKNNGGTRRRQQNEVEVNKRQKARKGPSDEAEVAIRDSESHIPPTSMPSQPGNPSNQFLAPNQFMQFGLGAVQGFHPMTQFGQDSSAQTLPPQPFPSSSHFTQGFPTPDLQALQFIGSNAQLDHQSSDQGQCAIPVWDFL, from the exons ATGGTGCTCATCTCCGAGATCACCGAAGAAGCCCCCAAGGCTGAAGGTGACGGGCCCCCCGATCCCAAGGTGGAACAATCGGACGATGCAGAGCCTACCTTGGCCGCCGCTGAGACCACTGCCCAGGACACCAACCCCATCGAGTTGGAGCAGACGCAACCGCAGCCCCCGACTCCGACCCAGGAGCCGCTCCCCATGTCAGAGCAGCAGGAGCAGTCGCCCCTGCCCCATGATACGCCCGCTGAGCCGTCAGAGAGTAACCCTCCTTCTCCGCCTCCCCCCTCATCGAGCTCCGCGCCGCCGGACGACTCCCAGCTCGCGGCTCCGGCCCCTCCTCTGTCCGCCCCTGTCAAGGTCCCCTATAACGAGTATGCCCTGCGCGTCGCCTACATCATGCGCAGCTACCTCCACATGCGCcccggcagtgccaccgcccacgcCCCTGCTGCCTCTGCTGCTGATGGGGAGGACCGCTGCAGAGCGACGATGGAGGTGACGCGGAGGGAGAACGGGCGGTGGGGGGTGTCAAAGATAGAGCTGGAACATACCCACCCGCTTGACCCACCGCCGGACCCCGCTGGGACTCTCGCCGCCGGCGGGCTGGTCCCGGTGGTGGGCATGGAGTTTGACTCCATCTCAGCTGCAAAGCAGTACTACAGTGCTTACAGTGAGAAGATGGGGTTCCAGTCCAAGATGGGCTCAGGGAAGCGGTCAAGGGGTACCCGgctcttgatcatgcagaggttctCATGCTCTAAGGGGCACTTCCCCACCTACAATAATGCCGCTGAGAATTCAGCGAAGAAGAGGAAGCGTGGGACTTATAAGAAAAGAACTGAAAAGGAAGCAGAAGAAGCCAAGAAAGATGGCAATGCGGTGGAAGTGATTCAGCTTGAGAGCTCAACGGATAAAGAAGGCATGGCAGTTGATGAGCATAGAGGGGAGGTCCAAAGTGGTCGGCCTGAAACTTCAGATGCAGGAAAGACTCCGTCTAGTTCTGTAAATGAGAAAGGGAAAGGGAAGGATGCTGGAAAGGTACCACTGGTATCGAATCCAGGACAATCACGGTTGTTGAGAGAGCTTGGGATAAGAGTGTCACGCTACACACATGAGGAAAGGAGGAATATAATACACAAGTACATGCAAAAAAGGAGTGGTAGGCAAGCAGTGGACAGATCCATTAAG ATACCCTCCCGGCAAGCGCTCGCAGAAAGAAGGCAGCGAGGTGTTGGAGGGAAGTTTCTTAGTAGAGAAGAAACACAG accatgaATAGACAGGAAGAAACAATAGAAGAAGAGCCAGAGTTGCCTGCAGAAGTAGTTGCAAATGCTGGAGGAGTGCCTATTGTGGGTATGGTGTTTGAAAATGAGGATAAGGCATATGATTATTACATCAAGTATGCTGGAAGTATAGGTTTTAGTGTCCGTAAAGGCTGGTGGGATAAATCTGCCAGAAATGTTACTAGATCACGGGTTTATGTATGTTCTAGAGAGGGATTTCGACCGAAGAATGAGGCAAGGAGACCACGAGCAGAAACAAGAACTGGTTGCCCTGCTCGTATGGCTATAAAACTGACATCCAGTGGTAAATATCGTATAACAGAATTTGTACCAGATCATAATCATCAGCTTGCAGCTCCCCTAGACATGCAGATGTTAAGTTCGAAAAAACTGTTAACTAAGGTCCAACCTGTAGGCCGTCAGAATGCTAGTATAATACCTGCTGGATATAAGAATTACCTCCGAGCAAAACGTTCTAGGGATGTGCAGTTAGGTGATACAGGAGCCTTGTTGGAATACTTTCAGAGGATGAAAGGTGATAATCCTTCATTTTACTATGCCATCCAGGTTGATGAATATGATCAAATGACTAATGTCTTCTGGGCTGATGCAAAATCCATGATCGATTATCACTATTTTGGTGATGTTGTGTGTTTTGACACATCCTATAAAGTCAACGATTATGGCCggccatttgctttgtttattggtGTGAATCATCACAAACAAACCGTCATATTTGCTGCTGCATTTCTCTATGATGAAACTGTAGAATCTTATAAATGGCTGTTTGAGTCTTTTAAGACAGCAATGTGCGGAAAACAACCAAAAACAATTTTCACTGATCGATGCTCAGCTATAAGTGATGCAATAGCTGCTGCATGGCCGGGTACAGTTCAACGCCTTTGTATAGAGCAAATATACCAAAATGCCACTAAGCAACTAGCCAATGTCTTTGAAAGCTTGGAAACCTTTGCTCATGATTTCAGCCAATGTATCTATGACTTTGAGGATGAAGATGAGTTTCTTTTGGCGTGGAATCTGATGTTGGAGAAGTATAATCTTAAGGATAACGAGTGGTTGACTAAACTGTATGAAGAACGGGAAAATTGGTCCTCTGCATATGGCCGGCAAACATTTTCTGCTGATATAAAAAGTACATTACGAGTGGAAAGCTTGAGTAGTTTGCTTAAGGAGCACCTGAACTTGGAAAAAGATCTAAGACACTTTCTGGATATATATGAGATGCTATTGGAGGAACGAAGAtatgcagagctccaagctgattaTAATGCAAATCAAGGTACTCCAAGAATACCTCCTTTGCGGCTACTCTGGCAAGCTTCAAGTGCATATACACCTGCTGTCTTTGAAATTTTCAGAAGAGAGTTTGAATTGTTCCTGGATTGTATGGTTTACAGCGGTGGTGAAGTTGGAAGCTTATCTGAATATCAGGTCACTGTCAAGGAGAAAAGTAAAGTGCACTATGTCAGATTTGATTCATCGGATGGTTCAGTCATTTGTAGTTGTAGTAAGTTTGAATTTGTTGGGATTCAATGTTGTCATGTATTAAAAGTACTAGACTTTAGAAATATTAAAGAACTTCCTCCACAATTCATCTTAAAGAGGTGGAGAAAAGATGCTAAGGCTGGGAGCTTAAGTGAGAGTCATGGTGTAACATTGGACAGTGACCCCAAGTCATCTGTATCGAAGCGTTATGGCTCTCTTTGTCGTGTCTTGTTCAAACTTGCAGCAAGGGCTGCTGAAAATGAGGAAGCTTTCAGGTTAATGGTCAACCATTCTGATCAGCTTCTTGAACAAGTAGAGCAGATTTTGCAGTCAAAACTTCTTGAGAAGCCATCTGTCAGTGGCACATCAAAAGGTCAACCTCATAATCTGATTGATAGTGTAAACCCAGGCCAAGACAATGGTAACGAAACTCAAAAGCCTAGTGGGAAAAAGAAGAACAACGGAGGTACACGTCGTAGGCAACAAAATGAGGTGGAGGTTAACAAACGGCAAAAGGCAAGAAAAG GACCATCCGATGAGGCAGAAGTTGCAATTAGAGACAGTGAATCTCATATACCTCCAACCAGTATGCCTTCTCAACCTGGGAATCCCTCGAACCAATTCCTTGCGCCTAATCAATTTATGCAG TTTGGACTTGGTGCTGTGCAAGGGTTTCATCCCATGACCCAATTTGGTCAG GATTCTTCAGCACAAACGTTGCCACCACAGCCATTTCCCAGTAGCTCCCACTTCACCCAG GGTTTTCCGACACCAGACCTGCAAGCCCTACAGTTCATCGGCAGCAATGCCCAGCTCGACCACCAAAGCAGCGATCAAGGTCAATGTGCTATTCCAGTCTGGGATTTCTTGTGA
- the LOC135598967 gene encoding protein FAR1-RELATED SEQUENCE 4-like isoform X1: MVLISEITEEAPKAEGDGPPDPKVEQSDDAEPTLAAAETTAQDTNPIELEQTQPQPPTPTQEPLPMSEQQEQSPLPHDTPAEPSESNPPSPPPPSSSSAPPDDSQLAAPAPPLSAPVKVPYNEYALRVAYIMRSYLHMRPGSATAHAPAASAADGEDRCRATMEVTRRENGRWGVSKIELEHTHPLDPPPDPAGTLAAGGLVPVVGMEFDSISAAKQYYSAYSEKMGFQSKMGSGKRSRGTRLLIMQRFSCSKGHFPTYNNAAENSAKKRKRGTYKKRTEKEAEEAKKDGNAVEVIQLESSTDKEGMAVDEHRGEVQSGRPETSDAGKTPSSSVNEKGKGKDAGKVPLVSNPGQSRLLRELGIRVSRYTHEERRNIIHKYMQKRSGRQAVDRSIKIPSRQALAERRQRGVGGKFLSREETQTMNRQEETIEEEPELPAEVVANAGGVPIVGMVFENEDKAYDYYIKYAGSIGFSVRKGWWDKSARNVTRSRVYVCSREGFRPKNEARRPRAETRTGCPARMAIKLTSSGKYRITEFVPDHNHQLAAPLDMQMLSSKKLLTKVQPVGRQNASIIPAGYKNYLRAKRSRDVQLGDTGALLEYFQRMKGDNPSFYYAIQVDEYDQMTNVFWADAKSMIDYHYFGDVVCFDTSYKVNDYGRPFALFIGVNHHKQTVIFAAAFLYDETVESYKWLFESFKTAMCGKQPKTIFTDRCSAISDAIAAAWPGTVQRLCIEQIYQNATKQLANVFESLETFAHDFSQCIYDFEDEDEFLLAWNLMLEKYNLKDNEWLTKLYEERENWSSAYGRQTFSADIKSTLRVESLSSLLKEHLNLEKDLRHFLDIYEMLLEERRYAELQADYNANQGTPRIPPLRLLWQASSAYTPAVFEIFRREFELFLDCMVYSGGEVGSLSEYQVTVKEKSKVHYVRFDSSDGSVICSCSKFEFVGIQCCHVLKVLDFRNIKELPPQFILKRWRKDAKAGSLSESHGVTLDSDPKSSVSKRYGSLCRVLFKLAARAAENEEAFRLMVNHSDQLLEQVEQILQSKLLEKPSVSGTSKGQPHNLIDSVNPGQDNGNETQKPSGKKKNNGGTRRRQQNEVEVNKRQKARKGPSDEAEVAIRDSESHIPPTSMPSQPGNPSNQFLAPNQFMQGPFVTSHQFGLGAVQGFHPMTQFGQDSSAQTLPPQPFPSSSHFTQGFPTPDLQALQFIGSNAQLDHQSSDQGQCAIPVWDFL; encoded by the exons ATGGTGCTCATCTCCGAGATCACCGAAGAAGCCCCCAAGGCTGAAGGTGACGGGCCCCCCGATCCCAAGGTGGAACAATCGGACGATGCAGAGCCTACCTTGGCCGCCGCTGAGACCACTGCCCAGGACACCAACCCCATCGAGTTGGAGCAGACGCAACCGCAGCCCCCGACTCCGACCCAGGAGCCGCTCCCCATGTCAGAGCAGCAGGAGCAGTCGCCCCTGCCCCATGATACGCCCGCTGAGCCGTCAGAGAGTAACCCTCCTTCTCCGCCTCCCCCCTCATCGAGCTCCGCGCCGCCGGACGACTCCCAGCTCGCGGCTCCGGCCCCTCCTCTGTCCGCCCCTGTCAAGGTCCCCTATAACGAGTATGCCCTGCGCGTCGCCTACATCATGCGCAGCTACCTCCACATGCGCcccggcagtgccaccgcccacgcCCCTGCTGCCTCTGCTGCTGATGGGGAGGACCGCTGCAGAGCGACGATGGAGGTGACGCGGAGGGAGAACGGGCGGTGGGGGGTGTCAAAGATAGAGCTGGAACATACCCACCCGCTTGACCCACCGCCGGACCCCGCTGGGACTCTCGCCGCCGGCGGGCTGGTCCCGGTGGTGGGCATGGAGTTTGACTCCATCTCAGCTGCAAAGCAGTACTACAGTGCTTACAGTGAGAAGATGGGGTTCCAGTCCAAGATGGGCTCAGGGAAGCGGTCAAGGGGTACCCGgctcttgatcatgcagaggttctCATGCTCTAAGGGGCACTTCCCCACCTACAATAATGCCGCTGAGAATTCAGCGAAGAAGAGGAAGCGTGGGACTTATAAGAAAAGAACTGAAAAGGAAGCAGAAGAAGCCAAGAAAGATGGCAATGCGGTGGAAGTGATTCAGCTTGAGAGCTCAACGGATAAAGAAGGCATGGCAGTTGATGAGCATAGAGGGGAGGTCCAAAGTGGTCGGCCTGAAACTTCAGATGCAGGAAAGACTCCGTCTAGTTCTGTAAATGAGAAAGGGAAAGGGAAGGATGCTGGAAAGGTACCACTGGTATCGAATCCAGGACAATCACGGTTGTTGAGAGAGCTTGGGATAAGAGTGTCACGCTACACACATGAGGAAAGGAGGAATATAATACACAAGTACATGCAAAAAAGGAGTGGTAGGCAAGCAGTGGACAGATCCATTAAG ATACCCTCCCGGCAAGCGCTCGCAGAAAGAAGGCAGCGAGGTGTTGGAGGGAAGTTTCTTAGTAGAGAAGAAACACAG accatgaATAGACAGGAAGAAACAATAGAAGAAGAGCCAGAGTTGCCTGCAGAAGTAGTTGCAAATGCTGGAGGAGTGCCTATTGTGGGTATGGTGTTTGAAAATGAGGATAAGGCATATGATTATTACATCAAGTATGCTGGAAGTATAGGTTTTAGTGTCCGTAAAGGCTGGTGGGATAAATCTGCCAGAAATGTTACTAGATCACGGGTTTATGTATGTTCTAGAGAGGGATTTCGACCGAAGAATGAGGCAAGGAGACCACGAGCAGAAACAAGAACTGGTTGCCCTGCTCGTATGGCTATAAAACTGACATCCAGTGGTAAATATCGTATAACAGAATTTGTACCAGATCATAATCATCAGCTTGCAGCTCCCCTAGACATGCAGATGTTAAGTTCGAAAAAACTGTTAACTAAGGTCCAACCTGTAGGCCGTCAGAATGCTAGTATAATACCTGCTGGATATAAGAATTACCTCCGAGCAAAACGTTCTAGGGATGTGCAGTTAGGTGATACAGGAGCCTTGTTGGAATACTTTCAGAGGATGAAAGGTGATAATCCTTCATTTTACTATGCCATCCAGGTTGATGAATATGATCAAATGACTAATGTCTTCTGGGCTGATGCAAAATCCATGATCGATTATCACTATTTTGGTGATGTTGTGTGTTTTGACACATCCTATAAAGTCAACGATTATGGCCggccatttgctttgtttattggtGTGAATCATCACAAACAAACCGTCATATTTGCTGCTGCATTTCTCTATGATGAAACTGTAGAATCTTATAAATGGCTGTTTGAGTCTTTTAAGACAGCAATGTGCGGAAAACAACCAAAAACAATTTTCACTGATCGATGCTCAGCTATAAGTGATGCAATAGCTGCTGCATGGCCGGGTACAGTTCAACGCCTTTGTATAGAGCAAATATACCAAAATGCCACTAAGCAACTAGCCAATGTCTTTGAAAGCTTGGAAACCTTTGCTCATGATTTCAGCCAATGTATCTATGACTTTGAGGATGAAGATGAGTTTCTTTTGGCGTGGAATCTGATGTTGGAGAAGTATAATCTTAAGGATAACGAGTGGTTGACTAAACTGTATGAAGAACGGGAAAATTGGTCCTCTGCATATGGCCGGCAAACATTTTCTGCTGATATAAAAAGTACATTACGAGTGGAAAGCTTGAGTAGTTTGCTTAAGGAGCACCTGAACTTGGAAAAAGATCTAAGACACTTTCTGGATATATATGAGATGCTATTGGAGGAACGAAGAtatgcagagctccaagctgattaTAATGCAAATCAAGGTACTCCAAGAATACCTCCTTTGCGGCTACTCTGGCAAGCTTCAAGTGCATATACACCTGCTGTCTTTGAAATTTTCAGAAGAGAGTTTGAATTGTTCCTGGATTGTATGGTTTACAGCGGTGGTGAAGTTGGAAGCTTATCTGAATATCAGGTCACTGTCAAGGAGAAAAGTAAAGTGCACTATGTCAGATTTGATTCATCGGATGGTTCAGTCATTTGTAGTTGTAGTAAGTTTGAATTTGTTGGGATTCAATGTTGTCATGTATTAAAAGTACTAGACTTTAGAAATATTAAAGAACTTCCTCCACAATTCATCTTAAAGAGGTGGAGAAAAGATGCTAAGGCTGGGAGCTTAAGTGAGAGTCATGGTGTAACATTGGACAGTGACCCCAAGTCATCTGTATCGAAGCGTTATGGCTCTCTTTGTCGTGTCTTGTTCAAACTTGCAGCAAGGGCTGCTGAAAATGAGGAAGCTTTCAGGTTAATGGTCAACCATTCTGATCAGCTTCTTGAACAAGTAGAGCAGATTTTGCAGTCAAAACTTCTTGAGAAGCCATCTGTCAGTGGCACATCAAAAGGTCAACCTCATAATCTGATTGATAGTGTAAACCCAGGCCAAGACAATGGTAACGAAACTCAAAAGCCTAGTGGGAAAAAGAAGAACAACGGAGGTACACGTCGTAGGCAACAAAATGAGGTGGAGGTTAACAAACGGCAAAAGGCAAGAAAAG GACCATCCGATGAGGCAGAAGTTGCAATTAGAGACAGTGAATCTCATATACCTCCAACCAGTATGCCTTCTCAACCTGGGAATCCCTCGAACCAATTCCTTGCGCCTAATCAATTTATGCAG GGTCCTTTTGTAACTTCTCATCAGTTTGGACTTGGTGCTGTGCAAGGGTTTCATCCCATGACCCAATTTGGTCAG GATTCTTCAGCACAAACGTTGCCACCACAGCCATTTCCCAGTAGCTCCCACTTCACCCAG GGTTTTCCGACACCAGACCTGCAAGCCCTACAGTTCATCGGCAGCAATGCCCAGCTCGACCACCAAAGCAGCGATCAAGGTCAATGTGCTATTCCAGTCTGGGATTTCTTGTGA